A single window of Emys orbicularis isolate rEmyOrb1 chromosome 18, rEmyOrb1.hap1, whole genome shotgun sequence DNA harbors:
- the ENTPD2 gene encoding ectonucleoside triphosphate diphosphohydrolase 2, translating to MARKVIAVLLLLCFIGIVGILLLCLKTKDLREPPGFKYGIVLDAGSSHTAMFIYKWPADKENDTGIVSQHSVCDVEGGGISSYAENPLAAGKSLKQCLDQAVSNVPKERHPLTPLYLGATAGMRLLNLTDAEASDRVLSAVTSTLKSYPFDFRGAKILSGEDEGVFGWVTANYLLENFIKYGWIGQWFRPKKLTLGAMDLGGASTQITFETQDPIEDPQNGVMLRLYGQTYKVYTHSFLCYGRDQILRRVLSKVMKADGYKTSVSNPCWPKGYQRNFKLQEVYDSPCTAAEKPDSYDPQRTINMSGSGDTAQCRLHVDSLFSFTSCSFTSCSFDGVFQPGLSGNFIAFSAFFYTVDFIQTVMKRRVASPDDLNTAAEAICSAEWPELRLKAPEQEKWLPDYCAVANFVYLLITKGYRFDASSFPNIAFQKKAGDTSIGWALGYMLNLTNMIPAEEVGFQKGANYSSWVVLVLLFVAVILMALGTAFCLLRSGKQHRTM from the exons TATGGAATCGTTCTGGACGCCGGCTCCTCCCACACTGCCATGTTCATCTACAAGTGGCCTGCGGACAAAGAGAATGACACGGGGATTGTCAGCCAGCACAGCGTGTGCGACGTGGAAG GTGGTGGGATCTCCAGCTACGCAGAGAACCCCCTGGCCGCCGGCAAGAGCCTCAAGCAGTGTCTCGACCAGGCTGTGAGCAACGTCCCCAAGGAAAGGCATCCACTCACCCCCCTCTACCTGGGGGCCACCGCTGGCATGAGGCTGCTGAA CCTCACTGACGCCGAGGCCTCAGACAGAGTCCTCAGCGCAGTGACCTCGACGCTGAAGTCGTACCCCTTTGACTTTCGGGGGGCAAAAATTCTGTCGGGTGAAGACGAGGGGGTGTTTGGCTGGGTCACAGCTAACTATCTCCTGGAGAACTTCATCAAG tatGGCTGGATCGGGCAGTGGTTCCGGCCAAAGAAACTCACGTTGGGGGCCATGGACTTGGGGGGAGCCTCTACCCAGATCACCTTTGAAACCCAGGACCCGATTGAGGACCCCCAGAACGGAGTGATGCTGCGGCTCTACGGGCAGACGTACAAGGTGTACACCCACAGCTTCCTGTGTTACGgcagggaccagatcctcaggagGGTGCTCTCCAAGGTCATGAAG GCTGACGGCTACAAAACAAGCGTGTCCAACCCCTGCTGGCCCAAAGGCTACCAAAGGAACTTCAAACTCCAAGAGGTCTACGACTCTCCCTGCACGGCAGCTGAGAAGCCTGACAGCTACGATCCTCAACGTACCATCAACATGAGCGGATCCGGGGACACAGCCCAGTGCCGCCTGCACGTGGACAGTCTCTTCAGCTtcaccagctgcagcttcaccagtTGCTCCTTCGACGGGGTTTTCCAGCCCGGCCTTTCGGGAAACTTCATT GCCTTCTCTGCCTTTTTCTACACGGTGGATTTTATCCAGACAGTGATGAAGAGACGGGTGGCCTCGCCAGATGACCTTAACACTGCTGCTGAAGCCATCTGCAGTGCCGAATGGCCCGAG CTGCGGCTAAAAGCCCCAGAGCAGGAGAAGTGGTTGCCGGATTACTGTGCGGTTGCCAACTTTGTTTATCTGCTGATCACCAAGGGCTACCGCTTCGATGCGAGCTCTTTCCCCAACATCGCCTTCCAGAAAAAG GCTGGGGACACTTCCATCGGCTGGGCCCTGGGCTACATGCTAAACCTCACCAACATGATCCCGGCTGAGGAAGTGGGCTTCCAAAAGGGCGCGAACTACAGCTCCTGGGTCGTCCTCGTCCTCCTCTTCGTGGCTGTAATCCTGATGGCACTGGGGACAGCGTTCTGCCTGCTCCGGTCTGGCAAGCAGCACCGCACCATGTAG